The following nucleotide sequence is from Pseudobutyrivibrio ruminis HUN009.
TTATGAACGTTTTAAGTGGTATTTATCCATATGGATCTTACACTGGAGACATCGTATACAATGGTGAAGTTTGTCAGTTCCAGAAAATCAAGGATTCTGAGGAAAAAGGAATCGTTATCATTCACCAGGAATTGGCATTAATCCCTTATATGTCTATAGGTGAGAATATGTTCCTTGGAAATGAACAGGGAAGCAAGGCAGCTATTGATTGGGACAAAACATACGCAGAAGCAGACAAATATTTAAAGATGGTTGGTTTATCAGAAAGCAGCCGTACTTTAATCAAAGATATAGGTGTTGGTAAACAGCAGCTTGTTGAAATTGCAAAGGCATTAGCAAAGAATGCTAAGCTCCTCATTCTTGATGAGCCAACATCATCACTTAACGAAACAGATTCAAGAGCACTTCTTGATTTACTTCTTAAATTCAAGCAGGAAGGAATGACATCTATTATCATTTCTCACAAGCTTAATGAAGTTTCTTATGTAGCAGATAAGATTACTGTTATCCGTGATGGTTCCACAATCGAAACTCTTGATAAGAGTGTAGATGATATTTCAGAAGATAGAATCATTAAAGGCATGGTTGGTCGTGAAATGACAGACCGTTTCCCTAAACGCCATGGTGTAGAAATCGGCGATATCGCTATGGAAGTAAAGGATTGGACAGTATACCATCCACAGTTTTCAGAGCGTAAGGTTGTTGATGGGGTATCAATGTATATCCGTAAAGGCGAAGTAGTTGGTATCGCAGGTCTTATGGGTGCAGGACGTACAGAACTTGCAATGAGTATCTTCGGAAAGGCTTATGGAACTAACATTTCAGGTCAGCTTTTCTTAAACGGTGAAGAAGTTCATTTAAAGAATATCAAAGATGCAATCAAGCATAAGATTGCATATGTAACAGAAGATAGAAAGGGAAATGGACTTGTTCTTACAAATCCAATCAAGATTAACACAACTCTTTCAAACCTTTCATCACTTTGCTCAAAACGTGTTATCGATCAGGATAAAGAGTATCAGGTAGCAGAGGAGTACAGAGATAAGCTGAAGACAAAATGTCCTACAGTTGAGCAGAACGTTGGAAACCTTTCAGGTGGTAACCAGCAGAAGGTTCTTCTTGCTAAATGGATGTTTGCAGATCCAGATGTACTTATTCTTGATGAGCCTACACGTGGTATTGACGTTGGTGCTAAGTACGAAATCTACTGCATCATCAATGATTTGGTTGCAGCAGGAAAATCAGTAATAATGATTTCATCAGAGCTTCCAGAAGTACTTGGTATGTCAGACCGTATATACGTTATGAACGAAGGTAAAATAGTTGGCGAAATGGCAGGATCAGAAGCTTCACAGGAAAGCATTATGTCTTGCATCTTGAAGTCATAGAAGGGAGAGAAAACATGGTCTCAGTTAATATTAAAGACGCATTAAAAAAATACACCATGGTTATCGCCCTGGTGATTATTATAGGAATCTTCTACGTTGGAACAGGCGGAACAATTCTTCTGTCTCAGAACGTAAACAACTTGCTTTCACAGAACGCATACGTATTTGTGTTAGCAACTGGTATGTTACTTTGTATCTTAACTGGTGGTAACATCGATCTTTCTGTTGGTTCAGTTGTCTGCTTCGTAGGTGGTATTGGAGCAGTAATGATGAGCAAGGGAATGAATGTATGGTTCGCAGTTCTTGTAATGCTCCTTGTTGGTGTTTTAGTTGGTGCATGGCAGGCATTCTGGGTAGCATATATAAACGTACCACCATTCATCGCAACACTTGCTGGTATGTATGCCTTCAGAGGTTTATCAAATGTAGTATTAAATGGTTATGCAGTTTCTATTTCAAATACAACATTCCTTAATGTATTTGGTGGTGGTGCTGATTGCTACATTCCAGATTTCTTCCATGGAGAAACATTAAACATTACATGTTTACTTGCAGGCGTTATTGCAGTTACAGTTTATGTATTAATCTCAATTAAAAACAGAATATCAGCTACTAGAAAAGGCTACGTTACAACAAGTGCAGCCAGCTTCTATGCAAAGCTTGTTATTCTTTCACTTGTAATTTTATTCTTAGCATATAAGCTTGCTGGTTACAAAGGAATTCCTACATCATTGTTATGGATTATCCTTATTGTCCTTGTTTACAACTACATCACAACAAAGACAACAATCGGACGTTACTTATATGCAGTAGGTGGTAACGAAAAAGCTACACAGCTTTCAGGTATCAACACAAAGAAGGTTTACTTCTTCGCTTACACAAACATGGGATTCTTAGCAGCTTTCGCTGGTATCCTTACAGTTGCACGTGCAGCTTCTGCACAGCCAACATACGGTCAGTTCTACGAAATGGATGCAATCGGTGCTTGCTTCATCGGTGGTGCATCTGCATACGGCGGAACAGGTTCAGTATTCGGCGCAATCATTGGTGCTCTTTTGATGGGTGTTATCAACCAGGGTATGTTAATCATGGGTGTTGATGCAAACTATCAGAAGGTTGTTAAAGGTTTAGTACTTCTTGCAGCGGTTATCTTTGATGTTATGTCTAAGAGAGAGAAAAAGTAGGAAGGGAGGAGCGAAAAAGTGAAAGACAAGATTTTTAAAATATTGAAAGAAAACACAATGCTCATTGTTCTGGTCCTGGTTGTTCTCTTCTTTAACTTTACAACTAATGGCACAATGCTTATGCCTAGCCAGTTCAACGCATTGATTACACAAAACGCATACGTATATGTTCTTGCAACAGGTATGTTGATGTGTATGTTAACAGGTGGTAATATCGACCTTTCCTGCGGTTCATTTGTTTGTTTAGTAGGTATCATCGGAGCAAAAGTAATGGTTAACATGGGTGCTTCAACTCCAGTTGGAATCCTTGTAATGCTCCTCATCGGAATCATCTATGGATGCTTACTTGGCTATGTAATTGCTTACATCAATATTCCACCATGGATTGCTACACTTGCAGGTTTCCTTGCACTTCGTGGATGGGGCGTTGCATTACTTAACGGTTCATCAAACATCAGCCCACTTCCACCAGAATTTTGTGCATTATTCTCTGGCAAGATGAATGACCTCTTCGGTGGTCCAAGAATCGGTGGCGTTCAGTACAACATGACAAGTATTGTAATCGGACTTATCGCTTCAATCATCGTAGTAGTTCTTCTTTTCAGATCTCGTGCAAACAAGCTTAAGAAGGGTTACGTTGCAGACAGCCTTACAGCAGTTATTGTTAAGTGCGTACTTATCGACTTCGTCATCATGCTCTTTGCATACAAGTTCTCACTTGCAGGTGGTGTACCATACTCACTCATCTGGGTAGCAGTAATCGTGCTTATCTACAGCTTTATTACATCAAAGACAGATATCGGACGTTACTTCTACACAATCGGTGGTAACTCAGAGGCAACAAGACTTTCAGGTATCGATACAAAGAGAATCATGTTTATCGCATACTTAAACATGGCTGTACTTACAGTTATCTCTGCATTCCTTACAATGGCTCGTTTCCAGGCTGCAAACTCTACAGCTGGTACAAACTACGAGATGGATGCCATCTCAGCCTGCGTAGTTGGTGGTGTATCTGCATACGGTGGATCAGGTACAGTATTCGGAATGATTGTTGGTGCTACTCTCATCGGTGTAATCAACCTTGGTATGTCCCTCATGGGCATCGATGCCAACTGGCAGAAGGTTGTTAAGGGCGTAGTACTTCTCGGAGCCGTAGTCTTCGAAATCCTCAACAACAAGAAAAGCGCAACAAAGTAATACATAAGATTTTATTTTCTTCATTATATTCTCTTAATGTTATTATAACTAAAAGCTCGCGACCTCCCATTGGCCGCGAGCTTTTGCGTTGTCTGGCCCCACAGCCTTGCCCTCCCAAGTAACACCTGCCCACAGACCCCTAGCCACGTCGGCCCCGGCCACCCCATCGCCATGCCCTACCGGAGGTACGTCGCAGATTTTGGATTATCTAAATGTGTAGTCGCCCATATTTATTAGTAGGTGTTCTTACAAAGTTTTACAATTCTATCGCTAATGTATGGGTGGAGACGGACAAACACTACACTTAGTAATCATCAGTCTTAAGCTAGCTTTGTATTAATTACTATTTGCTTTGGAGTGAACGTAGAATAATAAAAACAGGTTTTGTAATAGATAAGCATGAGGCGCCATGGACGGCGCCGAAAGCCCGACAACGAAATGGACTGAGTTTAAGGGCGGTGCTTATGTATACAAAACCTGTTTTTTAATTATTCTTGGTGAGCGGAGTAGCAAAAGTAATAATACAAAGACTAGTTAAGACTAGATGATTATATAAACTACATTGTCCGTCCCACCCATACATTACCTTCGAATAGTAAAAGCTTCGTAAGTACACCTACATATGGGCGACTTTACACATTAAGGTAATCCAAAAATCAGCTCCAATGATACCTCCGGTAGGGCATGGTGATGGGGTGGCTGGGGCCGGCGGGGCCTGTGGGCAAATATAAATAGGCGGAGAGCAAGGCTGCGGGGCTAGTTTGTTTTGAATATCGCGGCCAAGAGTGCTAATATTTTAGGTATG
It contains:
- the mmsA gene encoding multiple monosaccharide ABC transporter ATP-binding protein; this encodes MKSITKEFPGVKALDNVNLKVEEGEIHALVGENGAGKSTLMNVLSGIYPYGSYTGDIVYNGEVCQFQKIKDSEEKGIVIIHQELALIPYMSIGENMFLGNEQGSKAAIDWDKTYAEADKYLKMVGLSESSRTLIKDIGVGKQQLVEIAKALAKNAKLLILDEPTSSLNETDSRALLDLLLKFKQEGMTSIIISHKLNEVSYVADKITVIRDGSTIETLDKSVDDISEDRIIKGMVGREMTDRFPKRHGVEIGDIAMEVKDWTVYHPQFSERKVVDGVSMYIRKGEVVGIAGLMGAGRTELAMSIFGKAYGTNISGQLFLNGEEVHLKNIKDAIKHKIAYVTEDRKGNGLVLTNPIKINTTLSNLSSLCSKRVIDQDKEYQVAEEYRDKLKTKCPTVEQNVGNLSGGNQQKVLLAKWMFADPDVLILDEPTRGIDVGAKYEIYCIINDLVAAGKSVIMISSELPEVLGMSDRIYVMNEGKIVGEMAGSEASQESIMSCILKS
- the mmsB gene encoding multiple monosaccharide ABC transporter permease; the encoded protein is MVSVNIKDALKKYTMVIALVIIIGIFYVGTGGTILLSQNVNNLLSQNAYVFVLATGMLLCILTGGNIDLSVGSVVCFVGGIGAVMMSKGMNVWFAVLVMLLVGVLVGAWQAFWVAYINVPPFIATLAGMYAFRGLSNVVLNGYAVSISNTTFLNVFGGGADCYIPDFFHGETLNITCLLAGVIAVTVYVLISIKNRISATRKGYVTTSAASFYAKLVILSLVILFLAYKLAGYKGIPTSLLWIILIVLVYNYITTKTTIGRYLYAVGGNEKATQLSGINTKKVYFFAYTNMGFLAAFAGILTVARAASAQPTYGQFYEMDAIGACFIGGASAYGGTGSVFGAIIGALLMGVINQGMLIMGVDANYQKVVKGLVLLAAVIFDVMSKREKK
- a CDS encoding ABC transporter permease subunit — encoded protein: MKDKIFKILKENTMLIVLVLVVLFFNFTTNGTMLMPSQFNALITQNAYVYVLATGMLMCMLTGGNIDLSCGSFVCLVGIIGAKVMVNMGASTPVGILVMLLIGIIYGCLLGYVIAYINIPPWIATLAGFLALRGWGVALLNGSSNISPLPPEFCALFSGKMNDLFGGPRIGGVQYNMTSIVIGLIASIIVVVLLFRSRANKLKKGYVADSLTAVIVKCVLIDFVIMLFAYKFSLAGGVPYSLIWVAVIVLIYSFITSKTDIGRYFYTIGGNSEATRLSGIDTKRIMFIAYLNMAVLTVISAFLTMARFQAANSTAGTNYEMDAISACVVGGVSAYGGSGTVFGMIVGATLIGVINLGMSLMGIDANWQKVVKGVVLLGAVVFEILNNKKSATK